The Maylandia zebra isolate NMK-2024a linkage group LG1, Mzebra_GT3a, whole genome shotgun sequence DNA segment TTTTTAGTGATCAAACTGCTGCGGTgtcatttttctccttcataaCTTTAACGTCTGAGAGATAAAATTATATTTGAGCATTTCTGCAGTTTTGTGAGCGTTTTCTGTTTGAAGGAAAATGTCGTGTTTGGAGAGAAATTCTTACTTCGTCTgaaaatccaaactggaaaatTGAATGATGtaaaacagaaaagtgaaaaaaaattctCATGCCATCGATCTGTGGATCAGATTTTTTCTGCTCGGATAAACAACATCagtcattttaatttgaaataaaaatccaGTGACTGTGTTTCGTATTAAACGGCATTATTAATTTTATGAAGAGATCAGTTATAAACCAGACAACAGGTTTGAGGAGGATTTACTCGTGTTTTTGTCTCTCATAATGAATAAGTGTCAGTAAATCGTGTTTTCTGAATAAACTGCTTCGTGTTTTGGATGTTTGTTGGCGCTCGTGATAAAtcttaaaaataagaataataaatggTCTTTCTTTGATTTGTTGTTTCCAGCGTGAAGAGGAGAAATACGTTCTGGCAGCTCTCGGTGGGCTCAACGATGTTTTCGCCAAGAATTTATCAGTTTACACAAAAAAAGTAAAGCTGAGGGATATCTGTGCCGAATCGCAGACGATTTCTTCAtgcacacttcctgtttttatccCCTCTGTGTAATCGTCGCGTTAACTGATTAATGGCTGACAGTAAAATGTGGTCCCTCGCACTTGGCCGTCAGTCTCTCCCTTTTCCTCGCGGCTCTTTGGCAGCAGTCAGAGTCGAGCGAGCTGCTGCTAATTGATTAGTTTTCCAGCGCATTAGTCCAATGTGTCCCCGTCCATCCCCGCACGGCCCACGTCCAAGCAGCTGTTCGCTCCCGCGAGTCTCCGAGGACGCGGACATATTTTAAAGAGTTTATTTTAAACGCCAGAGAGGACGAtgtcattttctttctctttgtgtgtttggctgcagcagCGGACGCACACATCATGTTCcagcttcttcttttctctctgcgTCTGGCCTTGAAgccgtgtttgtgttttattccacgTCTTTTTAAGACGCGGTGGAGCGAGAAAGCAGATCCGATCACCAGGAAGCAGCTGCGTTTAAAGCTTTTAATAATTCTCATAAAAGTGTCAGTCTTTGTAACGGCGGCGCAATAACGTGCGCAGGTTAACCTGAAGCCAGTAAAATCCAGTGAACCCCGCTGCTGAGCGTGGAGAGATTTCACATCGTCAGAGTATGGATGCTGTTTTATGGCATACttacctccacctcctcctgctccttcttcttcttcttctctcacttTTGTCTTGTCCTGGCCTCACCTCCTCTCCCTCCACGGCCTCCTTCCCACACACGGCCTCAAACTAAATGCTGAAACAAACCGGAGAGACGGCGTCAGAATCAGAGCGTGCACGCCACGAGGCTCCATCTGTTTTCACGTTAAAGATGGAAGCGCAAACGTGTCATACGAATGTATACAGAGAGAACCAAGGCTGCATCGCTTCCTTTGATTCTGCATCATTCATGCACCTGTTTGTTTAATCAGCAGAGCTGAGGTGTCATCACACGACCTCGGGATACCTGAGATGTGGAGCAAAGCTCTGAGAGTGGAAGTGGATTTTTCTGTGAATGAGAGGAACTCGCATTAAAGTGTTCACGGTCGCTCACCCGGCGCAGTGAAATGAATGCGTCCCCTCCTGACGACAGCGCGCTTTCGTTTTGTCGTTTATTCGATGCCCCGTGCTGTCACGGTGCTAATCGAAGACGTGTAACGTGGAGGCGGAGGCGGGGGTTACACTGTTGTACGATATAAAGAAAGTGACACCGTGTTAACTTTAGCTTGAAGAAGTCTGACGGGGACGCATCATTTTGTGCAATTAGTCTTCTTGTCAGCGGCGTCATTGATGCGTGCGAGCAGCTGCCGCTTTGTTGTGACAACAGCAAAGAGAAAGGGATGGTTGCGGCGGCGGGGAGGGGGGCGGAGAGTTGGTGGGTTCTTCTCGGTCACTGAGAGCGGCGGTAGCAGTGGCCTGCCCCGCGCTGCCATatttcctcctccacctctccttcttcttcttctcaggAACTCATGAAGTGACTCGCTAATTAAGATAAACGACTGCAAGCactggaatgtgtgtgtgtgtgtgtgtgtgtgtgtgtgtgtgtgtgtgtgtgtgtgtgtgagattgaGATGTATATTAGGGGGGCAGCAGCAGGGGGTGTGTGTGCACCCACAGCGAGACGGGATTAGACTAATTGGGCCGTGTTGGGTCTCGGCGCTCTGTAATGATGGGATTATGTTGCTGAGAGATGAGCAAAGGGGTTTTCACACCTCGCTGCTGTCCCGAGGAGGCCGCCGTGGTCCTCGGGAGGTAAAACCCAACATAAGAGGCCGGCGGAGAGGGTGCAGACAGGGTGGCAGATAGGCGTCACGGGGCCGGAGGCCGGAGCTGCCACCCCGCGCTCAGGTAGCTGCCACCACCTTCACCTCGGGTCCGTTTATTCGTCCTAACGATGCGAGGTTACCGCGAGGTGAAGGACGAACCCAGCCTCGAGCGTAGAACTGACTaaacgaggaggaggaggctccTTACCCATCTGCCCACGCTCTTCCTCCTCGTGGAGAGGGACCGGGCTCTGGTGGAGATGAGCATGCTGCTCATGTATACTAAACCCCTGCTGATCATGCATTATAGATGCGGAGGGAGAGAGGTGGCGGAGCGCAGCCACCCCAAGGTTTTCAGCGTGTAGCGCTAACAACAGCGGCTTTGATCATAAATCTGATGATGCTCCTCCGTTCAGatatgactctttttttttttgagagcaGGAAGTGGAGTCATTTTTAGTGTAGGGCTCCTCTCTGCAGGTCGCTGCACAGTCAGCAGCTCCTCAGAAAACTGGACTCATTATTGTCGTCATCACTTCCTGCATCTTCATCCCATTAGCTGAGGAGGTAATGGACAGAGCCCTCTgaaccctgtgtgtgtgtgtgtgtgtgtgtgtgtgtgtgtgtgtgtgtgtgtgtgtgtgtgtgtgtgtgtgtgtgtgtgtgtgtgtgtgtgtgtgcacacgcaCGCCTCAGGCTGTCATTGATTGGTTTTGTAGTCCAGGTGTGTCCGACCTGCCCGGCagccctgcacacacacacacacacacacacacacacacacacacacacacacacctgtgctaACGGGGCAAACCACGAAGTGATGGGGGAGAAATCACCAAAGGCAGTCGTGCTCCATCTTTCAGTTTCCACGGGCAACTTGGCGATTGTACATTTTTTATGTAGCTTTGTAAGGAGAGCGaagctgcacacacactcacactcacacacacacacacacacacacacacacacacacacacacacacacacacactctcagcaCTTCTTTTTTGCCTTGACTGCGTACTGAGGTGGAGGTTTGTTGTCGGGGTTCCAGATTCAGATCACGTTTGcaaattttcttttatttaataaaaaattttGACACCCAAAATGATCTTCATGTGTTTTATGGAAACACTGACGGATTTTTAAGGCTGGACATAAATTACTCTAATTACAATTAATCACTTTtcctgcacaaacacaaaaacgtgTTAAACAGCATGTTTGTGACTCTGCTGATCTGCTAACCACATTATGAAAAGAAGCGAACTTCATCATAAACCATCAGCCAATGATTCAAATCAATAAAGACTAGAATAAAACATCACACGAACAGCTAAACAATCGTCGAGCTGGTGTGCAGCACAGGAGGAGTTTGCTGCTAAACCGACCTGACGAGATCCTAAAATTAATTCTAAAAAACAGAAGGTTTTATATGTATGTGGCACATTAACATGTGAATTTAATGTGACACTAAGCACAAGAAGGCTGCTGGAGAGCACCACAGCTCTCAGGTGCAGCGCTCACCTGGTTTCCTCTGCAGCCACAGCATCGCTGCATGGACAAAACCAAACACTGCACAAATAAATACTTTatgattattgttgttattgatGTTATTATTGCCACCTGAAGgtcagcagagaggaggagactCAGGGTGACCGACTCGCTGCTTACCTGGAATCtaaaaataatgcaaatgtAACAATAATCATTTTATTCACTTGTGTCAGTTTTTCCTTCGTCTTTcttctcattaaaaaaaaattgcattcactgtaattttaaatgtttcattttcacagTTTTGATAATTTTGCAGATTTTTCGTTTTTGACACTTTGATTATTTTTACTGCCTTCAACACCAAAAATAAACGCAGCGCTCTGACGCTTATTATCAGTCAAAGCTGCCATTAAGTGCCTGCCTGTTAATTCATTAGGaactttaaaatgtgttcaatgctttttaaaacctgcagctgatcaTCTCCACGCTCTGCTGCTCAGATCTGCTTTGGTTTCTCTACCAGTCATTTTAACCCCACACAGGTGTTAAATTACTGGTGATTTTCTGTAAGAAATACATGAAATATTTTTCGTTTAGTAATTTATAAAATTACAGAGAGGCCTTGACATCAGTCGTGTCGGGTCTTGATGTCAGGAATTTGGCGTTTCTTCCCACATCCAGTGTGACTAAATGTGTGAAAGGCCTCTGCAGTGTTTTAATGTAAGGAAAACCGTTCACAACACAGGAAAAGAAAACCTGCAGTTTATCTGATTCTATCTGCTTTCATTGTAAagaattctgtgtgtgtgtgtgtgtgtgtgtgtgtgtgtgtgtgtgtgtgtgtgtgtgtgtgtgtgtgtgtgtgtgtgtgtgtgtgtgttgacaggctATCTGCTGCACTTTGGTGAACTGTAACTGTGACAGCTTCAAGCCGGGGAAGCTGAAGAGGAGGCAGTGTGAAAACTGCAAGCATGGCTGGGTGGCTCACGGTAAGACGAGAGTTTGTCGTTATTATCAGTCAGAAATCTTTGATTTAAAAAGCTTTCACGCTGAAATCTGAATCTATTTATCTGTGTGCCAAAGGAATCTAATTTCTAGTTTGCTGACAGACTCGCaaataaaaccattaaaatggAATCAAGAAAGTAGCTTcctgtttttagttttattatttttcagatTAACTGTAAGTGAAACGTGCAGCTGTGTCCTGTGAGACGATAAGATGTGAGCTgtgtttaaaaattaaataaagaagAGCAGAGCACCGCTGAAGTTCAGACACAGTCGGAGGCTTTGAGCATCAGATGGATGCTGTAGTCAGGGAGTTTCTACGACCACGCGGCGTTTAAATTCAAACAGAGATGCAACATGAAGTGTGGCTGCAGAGCTGCACAGTGTTGTTCACATGGAcgtgtttaaataaagttagaAAAGTGAGCGCAGCGATGACACTGTCGCCTTTACACAGACCCAGGTTAAACATTAGGAACCGTCACAGAGAGAAAACCTGCGTGTTTAACATAATCGAGTAACCCGCGGCGCACGGCGACATGTTTGGCCCTCTGCCTTTGTTGGCGTGCGTGAATCCTGAACTTCACGTTTGCTGACTCGGGAGAAAAAGTGTTGATTTTAATGATGACACAGAACCCTGAGCTCCTCCCTGCAGTGCatcccagattactcccagctggTGTCTGTCATTCTTCCTCACATAAATAAGACGTTTCCAGGCCCTGCAGACACAATCGgtctatttaaaagaaaatcgcaaacagaaaatcaaaaataattcatttttctTGACTGAGGATTTTATTCACTAAATATTATttatgcagctttttttttaagtaaaagcacgaagtaaaaaaaacaaaacattttttgagttCTCACAAAGGCCAGAAAAGTGTGATTTAAGTACTTAGAGTAACGCCTGGAGTCACCTGAAGGCTTTTTGTCTCAAGACAATCACTCATCACTTTATTGTGATACCGTCTgaaaatctggagaactggAGCTTTCAGATTTAGGTGAACCGAAGCTTTAAAAGTCCTTTAGAGTCATCGCTCTGTGGCGTAAACACAGAGGATGATGGTGGACTAACAGGGTGACCGCAGCGGGATTTTAATGATCGCTGAAGCTCTGGAAGTCAGAGTTTACAGAGCGAGAGTCACATTTATTTCCTGTAATTATTCTAATGTGTCCAACACTCTGCTTGAATCACCATCATTTTGTGTTCTGATGATTATTTCTGCTACACAGACTTGAATGCTGCGTTATTCCCTCCAGTTAACATCGTCCAGTAATACCCACTCTGTCATACACACAATATAGAGCACGAAGTTAGAAGCCAAATTTCTAAAGGACAAAAAagagttaaaataaaaagtgaatgacataaaaataaataactaaagaagttcaataaataaaaatctaaataaaatgtaataataccgaataaaaacaagcaaaattaaggtattagaataaaaaagctaaattaaaatttagttaaataaaacttaaattagaaattatatatttctttaaactaaataaataaaatggtaaatagaaagaataaaaagtaaatttaaaaagtagtAAAACGATCTAACAGGAAATTGTTcggtgaatgaaaacaaataataataataataaaggttaAGTTGCTGAGCAACCTGAAGTGCAGTGAACAGATTTTATTTGTTGTCCAATATTTAATGAagattattgtttatttatttttcattctttttcttttgttcctgtttttatttgatttgttaCATTTAGGCCCAAAGATTCGatcaaaaaaatattaataaatgctTGAACTCAATTTAATTATGCAAGCGGAGTGAGAGAGCGGACAGGAATGTGAAATGTGAACatgcagcagcacaaacacgcATGCAGCGCCCAGGCGGAGCTGAACTCTGTGATCTCAGATTACTCTAATCTGTTCAAACGTGACCCCTGTGTTTCAGCCCTGAGCAAGCTGAAGGTGCACCACATGTACCAGAGCAGCCAGGTGGAGATCGTCCACTCCAATGTGGTGTTCGACATCTGCAGCCTGATGCTGTACGGCACGCAGGCCATCCCCATCCGCCTCAAGATCCTCCTGGACCGCCTGTTCTCCGTCCTGAAGCAGGAGGAGGTGATCCAGATCCTGAACGCGCTCGACTGGACGCTGCAGGACTACATACGAGGATACGTGCTGCAGGTGAGCGCTTAGGACTGAAGAAGCCTCGGCTGGTGTGCGCAACATTTCAGGAAAGGTTTGACTGAACACGTTAGCGTTCAGCAACGGTCTGCGGCACAATGCCACCTGCATGTGTGGCTCATCAGTCAGGGGAGCAGGGATTCGATGATCAGGTTCACAAATTGATCGTGGTTCATGTTTGAATATAACAGTAAGCttgcacattaaaaacatgtgtgCCTGCTGCTCCTGTGGACACCTCATGAGTGACAAATTTAAGGACACCTGTGCTGCATCTGGCTGCAGCTGGAGAAGCTCTAGAAAGACTCTGTGAGTGAGAAAGAAGCCTTCAATCGTCGGTGTTCATTCAGTTTAAGACTTCAGTTTAGCTGCCTCCAGggtttatgctaagctaagctcAGTGCTCTTCTACAAAGAAAAGTTCtataaaaattaatttaataattttacAAAAGAAATCAGGATGGGGGACGTTGCTTTACTGCTGATAGCCACAGACTCTCCTTACAGTCGTATTCTGAGTGTATCAGTTATCTTCTGCTGGAGCCGTTTAACACGTTTAACAGAGTGGCTCCCCGAGACTGGAGCCTCTAGTGGATGTTAGAGGAAGTGCAGGCTGATGTCTGACTGTTCACTTATTTTACAACAATCTGTGCATTTCTTTGTTAATCGTAACCATTTGATAAGCACAGACATGTgatctctcaccccaaccaatcacagcagatggccccgcccctccctgagcctggttctgctggaggtttcttcctgttaaaagggagtttttccttcccactgtcgccaaagtgctgctcatagggggtcatatgattgttgggttttctctgtatgtgttattgtagggtctgccttacagtataaagcgccttgaggcgactgttgttgtgtataaataaagttgaattgaatgTTATGTAGCTGgtaaaagtgttaatttaattaGTTTAATTAGAAAGCTGTTGGATTCAGTTTTGTTGTGGCCAAAATCTCTTTCGGGGAAACCTGAAATAATCATCTACAACTTTGTGTACTGCATGTTTTTGAGTGCATGGAGGAGATGAGCGTCTGTGAGACAAGAACGATTATTTCTCATATTATTGGTCATGCATTACGACACAATATCAatgcatatttttaaatatcacgCCTTCATTTcctcctgtttttccagcattttgtGGACTCGGGTTGTGTTCAGACTCAGTTTTTCGGCCGCCGCAGTGAcgaaaaacaaagttaaaacacTTTCCTGGATAGACGTGTGAGCGGGACACCTGAGAAACACCACCACAGCCCGCGAGTACATGAAGGGAGAGACTGAAGGAATTTCTGAGGAAGgcgagggaggagggggagtcaGAAAATCATGGTTGACGCCAGGCAGGAAAGGGCGGGGGGGTGCCACGGCAAAGCGATGCCACGAGCGGTGCCCCGCCGAGGCGGTACCACCGGGCTCGGGGAGGTCTCCGAACTGCCCGCTACATTTGTAAACATTATGTCTTTTGCTCCAGATTTCCTCTCAAGCCGGCGCCAAGCCGGCCGGGTCCGAGGCTGCAGGCGCCGTGTCAGGCGCGCACACAGATCTCACTTCGATTAGTACATCATCAAGTATTCAAGCTGGGCTGCGTTTAATTCATGTTAGCTCAACTAATGGCGAACGTAGAGTCAGAATCCTCGACAGGCACCCAATGAatgctctgtgatgaaatatTAATCGCGGTTATGGCACGAAGCCGCTCCTCATTTTCAAAGACCCCCAAACTCACATGTGATTACAGCCGGGCTGAGGCAGAGAGGACCCGCTTGATCAATGCACGGCGCCTTCTGCTCCCCCCGCCCTCGCCgcagatatgtgtgtgtggtatgTTGTGCACGTATTTATTTGCGCTCGCCTTTGGgagtgtgcgcgtgcgtgtgtgtgtcctgcCGATGCAGAGCAGGCACATCCACATGATTTAAATGAAGAGAAATGACCTGCGAGATGAAGCGCTGCGTGTCTGCGTAATGAGCTTTCTCGGGGTTCTGCGCTGCCCGCTCGCATTAACACTCCATCTGATTCCTTTATTTAGCCGCCCTGCCAATCTGCTTTATAAGGTGTGTCGTGCAGCCCACTGTGTGAATATGTATGAGCAAGCCAGCAGACACTTTTAATGCCGATGATGAAACCGCtctctcctttctttctccTACTTCCTCTgccctctcctctcttctctctgcaggatgTCGCGGGGAAGGTGTTGGACCGCTGGGCGATCATGACGTTCGAGGAGGAGATCGCCACGCTGCAGCAGTTCCTGCGTTTCGGGGAGACCAAATCCATCGTGGAGCTGATGGCTCTGCAGGACAAAGAGGGCCAGGCAGTGCTGGTTCCCAGCACCCGCACCAACTCCGACATCCGCACGTTCATCGAGCGAAACACCCCCCGCACGGCTGCCAACCTCTCCGCGTCCAAGACCGATAAGCTGAGCGGCAACAGCATGCACCACTTCGAGAACTTCATCAACAGCATGGCCTTCATGCTGCCGTTCCAGCTGCTCGGCTCTGTCCCGGCGCCGTTCCTGGGCTCGCACACGGGGGCGATGCAACAGCAGCACCAGCAACATCAGCAGCACCAGCCGCTGTGCCGCGGGCCGATggagcagcagggccagcggcAGGACGTTCAGGGGCGGGACGGTCTGCTCAGGGACAATCACCCCTCTCTGTCGCACCCGTCGGAGAGCACGCTGCTCAGCTCCGGCGCCATCTCGTTCTCAGCTGACCTCGACCGAAGTGGAGACAAGCCGACGGACGGCCTCTCCGCCAGCACGAAGATCGAGGCCGAGGACTTCTCCACCAGTGACAATTACTCAGACGGGCCCTCCACACCGTGCACGCCGTCCATCAGCTCCGACGTGACccagatgtcaccggagagCAAACTGCGCTCATTGGACAGAAACGGGAGCGGCGGTGGCGTCTCGGGAGGCATCGCCGGAGGAGGCTCTCTGAAGAAGGGTCGTGTGTTTTGCAACGCCTGCGAGAAGACGTTCTATGACAAAGGCACGCTGAAAATCCACTACAACGCAGTGCACCTCAAGATCAAGCACAAGTGCACCATCGAGGGCTGCAACATGGTGTTCAGCTCGCTGCGCAGCCGCAATCGCCACAGTGCCAACCCAAACCCACGCCTCCATATGCCCATGAACCGCAACAACCGGGACAAAGACCTGCGGAGCAACTTGTCCGCTGACGAGAGCTCTGAAGGAGAGAAGAGGCCTGAATACGGCACCCCCATCTCCATCTGCTCTGCAGAGAGCCAAAAATCGGTGTCCAGCTACATGGTGAGCCACATGGACTCTGGCTCCAAGCTCCACAGCAGCTCGTTCCCCAGCATGGGCCAAAGCGGCATCCTCTTCCCCAACTTAAAAACAGTCCAGCCAGTCCTGCCTTTCTACAGAAGCCTGGTAACCCCGGCTGAGCTCGCCAACACCCCGGGAACGCTGCCCTCGCTTCCTCTGCTGTCCTCCTCTGTGCCCGTCAAACCCCTCACAGCCCCCGAGCCCTGCACGACTGACCCGATACCAAAGAAAAAGTCTCGCAAGTCCAGCATGCCAATAAAGATAGAAAAGGAGATGGTGGAGCGAGACGAGCAGGATAAGGAGAGCAGCTCCGAGGATGAAACTCCCTTACACGGCAGGGACAAGGACGAGTGCGACGGTAACAAAGAGGAAGGACGTCTGTGCACAAGACAAGCTGGGGAGGAGAAGGAAGCCAGAGACGCGTACCAGGGCAAAGACATGGAGAGAGAGCAAAGTTTGGAGAGAGAAaggacagagagggaggacaaaGACGACGGCTCGAGGCTAGCCGAGACCGGCGTCATCACCTGCGCGTCCTCCCCCTTCGAAAACAGGCTGATGGACAATCACTGTGATGACAGCTCGCTCTGCCAGGACCGAGAGAGGGAGGACCGCGAGCACGGCCTCAACAAGATGTCAGAACTCAAGTGGGACGACGGCGAGCACAGGCTGACGAATGGCGGCGGCCTCCAGCTCACAGAGAGGGAGGCGTCCGATGGCTGCGGAGATGACTACGGAGACTCGGGGTTATCTCACCTCGATCCCGACGCCGTCCTGCCGCACCACTGTGAGATCTGCAGCAAGAACTTCAAAAACCCCTACAGCGTCAAGATGCACTACCAAAACGTCCACCTGAAGGAGATGCACATGTGCACGGTGGACGGCTGCAACGCCGCCTTCCCCTCCCGCAGGAGCAGAGACAGGTGAGAGGCGCTCGATTTCTCCTCCTGACACAAGTGCACGTTCGAGtatttataaacaacaacaacttaaaGTCACAAAAGTGCAGCCTGCATGTCTGTGCAGCACCACGTCAGGTTTCTGTATTCATGAATCTGTAGGAAACGTTACAAACTGCATCTGTTCGCACTGACGGTGCAGCTGAAAGTGCATCTGCTTTAGCAAACTGTGTCCTCGAGTCTCGTCAATCAAAAACAGAGTCGGGGTTTGGCGCTCACAGGGTAAAGACTGTACGTGTGTGATGACAGCCTGTTCTCGTGCTGGCTGCGTCTCACAGATACAGATCGATCCATTTGtacttatatagcaccaaatcacaacagcagtcgcctcaaggctcATTATAGTGTAAAACATCAATagacaatcagatgaccccctatgagctagcatttggtgacagtggagaggaaaaacCTCGCCTGCTCAGATTCAAGCTCTCGCTCTTTGAAAGGGGACAGTTCAGCATCACCATAGCGACAGAACAGCAGTGTGACCTCTGTGGGAGTTTTTCTTCCCCGGTGTCGCCTACTGCTTCCCCCTGACTGTTGGGTCTTTACTGGATAAAGTGATCGTTGCTGTGTTGTATTGTTTTGG contains these protein-coding regions:
- the bnc1 gene encoding zinc finger protein basonuclin-1 isoform X3; translation: MYQSSQVEIVHSNVVFDICSLMLYGTQAIPIRLKILLDRLFSVLKQEEVIQILNALDWTLQDYIRGYVLQDVAGKVLDRWAIMTFEEEIATLQQFLRFGETKSIVELMALQDKEGQAVLVPSTRTNSDIRTFIERNTPRTAANLSASKTDKLSGNSMHHFENFINSMAFMLPFQLLGSVPAPFLGSHTGAMQQQHQQHQQHQPLCRGPMEQQGQRQDVQGRDGLLRDNHPSLSHPSESTLLSSGAISFSADLDRSGDKPTDGLSASTKIEAEDFSTSDNYSDGPSTPCTPSISSDVTQMSPESKLRSLDRNGSGGGVSGGIAGGGSLKKGRVFCNACEKTFYDKGTLKIHYNAVHLKIKHKCTIEGCNMVFSSLRSRNRHSANPNPRLHMPMNRNNRDKDLRSNLSADESSEGEKRPEYGTPISICSAESQKSVSSYMVSHMDSGSKLHSSSFPSMGQSGILFPNLKTVQPVLPFYRSLVTPAELANTPGTLPSLPLLSSSVPVKPLTAPEPCTTDPIPKKKSRKSSMPIKIEKEMVERDEQDKESSSEDETPLHGRDKDECDGNKEEGRLCTRQAGEEKEARDAYQGKDMEREQSLERERTEREDKDDGSRLAETGVITCASSPFENRLMDNHCDDSSLCQDREREDREHGLNKMSELKWDDGEHRLTNGGGLQLTEREASDGCGDDYGDSGLSHLDPDAVLPHHCEICSKNFKNPYSVKMHYQNVHLKEMHMCTVDGCNAAFPSRRSRDRHSANLNLHHKLLTKDSFSPANALYSHASLCRDRDSAGLEYCQEQRDRDPPHRDPSGQTSVIFRGHNRMGLVFPMSKMSTALDSAEASPVGETQRLGGGEGGVSGEDGAVLDLSTSSSAPPRGSAQSSWDSDGAGSEEGEGAEEDEEEALPVEDSDESCDGIGVGRPGGDELALEGGRTLGCGEGGQGGLQGGGGGSPITCHVCQKVYSNKGTFRAHYKTVHLRLLHKCKVPGCDTSFSSVRSRNRHSQNPNLHRNLAVSSGSPMEQE
- the bnc1 gene encoding zinc finger protein basonuclin-1 isoform X1; the protein is MTMAEAICCTLVNCNCDSFKPGKLKRRQCENCKHGWVAHALSKLKVHHMYQSSQVEIVHSNVVFDICSLMLYGTQAIPIRLKILLDRLFSVLKQEEVIQILNALDWTLQDYIRGYVLQDVAGKVLDRWAIMTFEEEIATLQQFLRFGETKSIVELMALQDKEGQAVLVPSTRTNSDIRTFIERNTPRTAANLSASKTDKLSGNSMHHFENFINSMAFMLPFQLLGSVPAPFLGSHTGAMQQQHQQHQQHQPLCRGPMEQQGQRQDVQGRDGLLRDNHPSLSHPSESTLLSSGAISFSADLDRSGDKPTDGLSASTKIEAEDFSTSDNYSDGPSTPCTPSISSDVTQMSPESKLRSLDRNGSGGGVSGGIAGGGSLKKGRVFCNACEKTFYDKGTLKIHYNAVHLKIKHKCTIEGCNMVFSSLRSRNRHSANPNPRLHMPMNRNNRDKDLRSNLSADESSEGEKRPEYGTPISICSAESQKSVSSYMVSHMDSGSKLHSSSFPSMGQSGILFPNLKTVQPVLPFYRSLVTPAELANTPGTLPSLPLLSSSVPVKPLTAPEPCTTDPIPKKKSRKSSMPIKIEKEMVERDEQDKESSSEDETPLHGRDKDECDGNKEEGRLCTRQAGEEKEARDAYQGKDMEREQSLERERTEREDKDDGSRLAETGVITCASSPFENRLMDNHCDDSSLCQDREREDREHGLNKMSELKWDDGEHRLTNGGGLQLTEREASDGCGDDYGDSGLSHLDPDAVLPHHCEICSKNFKNPYSVKMHYQNVHLKEMHMCTVDGCNAAFPSRRSRDRHSANLNLHHKLLTKDSFSPANALYSHASLCRDRDSAGLEYCQEQRDRDPPHRDPSGQTSVIFRGHNRMGLVFPMSKMSTALDSAEASPVGETQRLGGGEGGVSGEDGAVLDLSTSSSAPPRGSAQSSWDSDGAGSEEGEGAEEDEEEALPVEDSDESCDGIGVGRPGGDELALEGGRTLGCGEGGQGGLQGGGGGSPITCHVCQKVYSNKGTFRAHYKTVHLRLLHKCKVPGCDTSFSSVRSRNRHSQNPNLHRNLAVSSGSPMEQE
- the bnc1 gene encoding zinc finger protein basonuclin-1 isoform X2, yielding MDLQAICCTLVNCNCDSFKPGKLKRRQCENCKHGWVAHALSKLKVHHMYQSSQVEIVHSNVVFDICSLMLYGTQAIPIRLKILLDRLFSVLKQEEVIQILNALDWTLQDYIRGYVLQDVAGKVLDRWAIMTFEEEIATLQQFLRFGETKSIVELMALQDKEGQAVLVPSTRTNSDIRTFIERNTPRTAANLSASKTDKLSGNSMHHFENFINSMAFMLPFQLLGSVPAPFLGSHTGAMQQQHQQHQQHQPLCRGPMEQQGQRQDVQGRDGLLRDNHPSLSHPSESTLLSSGAISFSADLDRSGDKPTDGLSASTKIEAEDFSTSDNYSDGPSTPCTPSISSDVTQMSPESKLRSLDRNGSGGGVSGGIAGGGSLKKGRVFCNACEKTFYDKGTLKIHYNAVHLKIKHKCTIEGCNMVFSSLRSRNRHSANPNPRLHMPMNRNNRDKDLRSNLSADESSEGEKRPEYGTPISICSAESQKSVSSYMVSHMDSGSKLHSSSFPSMGQSGILFPNLKTVQPVLPFYRSLVTPAELANTPGTLPSLPLLSSSVPVKPLTAPEPCTTDPIPKKKSRKSSMPIKIEKEMVERDEQDKESSSEDETPLHGRDKDECDGNKEEGRLCTRQAGEEKEARDAYQGKDMEREQSLERERTEREDKDDGSRLAETGVITCASSPFENRLMDNHCDDSSLCQDREREDREHGLNKMSELKWDDGEHRLTNGGGLQLTEREASDGCGDDYGDSGLSHLDPDAVLPHHCEICSKNFKNPYSVKMHYQNVHLKEMHMCTVDGCNAAFPSRRSRDRHSANLNLHHKLLTKDSFSPANALYSHASLCRDRDSAGLEYCQEQRDRDPPHRDPSGQTSVIFRGHNRMGLVFPMSKMSTALDSAEASPVGETQRLGGGEGGVSGEDGAVLDLSTSSSAPPRGSAQSSWDSDGAGSEEGEGAEEDEEEALPVEDSDESCDGIGVGRPGGDELALEGGRTLGCGEGGQGGLQGGGGGSPITCHVCQKVYSNKGTFRAHYKTVHLRLLHKCKVPGCDTSFSSVRSRNRHSQNPNLHRNLAVSSGSPMEQE